Below is a genomic region from candidate division KSB1 bacterium.
GAGGCGAGATGAACTTTATTGAACCATAATCGTGAGGGCCATGACATGCAGGTCAGACAAATTTCAGTGTTTATGGAAAACCGCGCCGGCCGATTGATGGAGATCACCGGCATCCTTGCGCAGGCCGGCATCAATCTTCGCGCCCTGTCTCTGGCGGATACCTCGGATTTCGGCATTCTTCGCATCATTGTCGACAAGCCGGACAAGGCTGTCGACATTCTGCGCCGCTCCGGTTTCACAATCAGAGAGAACGTGGTGATTGCTGCCGTCATCGAAGATCGCCCGGGCGGGCTGTATCAAATTCTCAAGGTGCTGGCCGATGCCGGTATAAGCATCGAATATATGTACGGCTTTTTAGGCAAGCACGAGCACGAGGCGGTCATGATCATACGCGTCGAAGAGATGGAACGCGCCATCGAAGTGCTGCTCGAGGCCAATGTTACGCTGCTCAAAGGCGAGCAGATCTATACCATGTAAGCGGAAAATCCGATAAATTTTCCTCGCCCTCGGTGCGGGGCAAGTCAACAAAAGGAGAAGCGGTTTGCTCTACTGGAATCAGGCGGAAGAAACTCGTTCCCGCGACGAACTGCAGCAGATTCAACTGCAGCGTCTGCAAAAAACTTTGCAGCTCGTTTATGAAAACGTGCCGTTTTATCAGGAACGGTTCAAGACCATCGGCGCCGAGCCGCAAGATTTCAAAAGCCTGGAAGATTTCTTCAAGTTCCCTTTTACCACCAAAGCCGACATGCAGTCCACCTATCCCTACGGCATGTTTGCTGCGCCCATGGAAGAGATCGTGCGGCTGCACGCCTCGTCGGGCACAACCGGTCGCCCGACGGTGGTCGGCTATACCCGCAACGATTTGGATACCTGGTCGGATTTGGTGGCGCGCCTCCTGACCGCAGCCGGTGTAACCAAAAAGGATATCGTCCAGGTGGCCTTTGGTTACGGATTGTTTACCGGCGGCTTTGGTCTGCATTACGGCATCGAGCGGGTCGGCGCCACTGTGATTCCGGTTTCTTCCGGAAACACAGACCGCCAGCTGCAGGTGATGTCCGAGTTCGGCGTGACGGTACTGGTCTCGACGCCCAGCTATGCCGTTTACTTGGGGGAGATTTTGGAGGAAAAGAGAATCCCCCTCGACTCGCTCAAGCTGCGCGTCGGCTGTTTCGGCGCCGAGCCGTGGACCGAGGCGATGCGCGGCGAAATCGAACGGCGGCTCGGCATCATCGCCACGGACAATTACGGCCTGAGCGAAGTCATGGGACCAGGTGTCTCTTTTGAGTGCGTCCACAAGAACGGCATGCATATCAGCGAGGACCATTTCATCGCCGAAATCATTGATCCGGAAACCGGCGCGCCGCTGCCTATGGGCGAGTATGGAGAGTTGGTGTTGACCACTCTGACCAAAGAGGGCATTCCGCTGCTCCGCTACCGAACCCGCGACATAACCAAATTGACTGCGGAACCCTGCCCGTGCGGCAGAACCTTCGTGCGCATGTCCAAGCCGCGCGGCCGCACCGACGACATGCTGATTATTCGCGGCGTCAATATCTTTCCTTCTCAAGTGGAAGCCGTTCTCGTAGAGATGGAAGAGACCGAGCCGCACTTTCAGCTGATTGTTCGCCGCGAAGGCGCGCTCGATACTCTGGAAATCCGTGCCGAACTCAACGAGGCCTATTTTTCCGATGAGATGCGCGTCATGCATCAATTGGAAGAAAAGATCAAAACCAAGATCCGTAACGCCATCGGCGTTTCGGCAAAAATAACTTTGGTGGAACCCAAAACGCTGGAAAGAACGACCGGCAAAGCCAAAAGGGTTATCGATCTGCGCGAATATCTTTGACGGTTAATCAGCTTGAGACAGGGAGGCGCCCCATGACTTCCGATGAAATCATCGCCTATATGCAGGCGAACGATCGCTTCGCCGCGGCGAACGGCATCCGACTGGTGGAGGCTTCGCCCGGCCGCGCGGTTGCCGAGATGGAAGTTGCGGCCTCGCACTTGAACGCCGTCGGCGTCGTGCACGGCGGCGCTCTGTTTGCTTTGGCCGATTTCAGCTTTGCGGTGGCCTGCAATTGCGGCGGCACGCTCTCCTTGGCCGTCAATACCACGATGAATTTTGTTCGTCCGGTCACAGCCGGCATATTGCGCGCCGTTTGTGAGCAAGTTGCAGACGGCAAACTGGCAAGCTACCAGGCAAAAATATTTGACCAAGAAGGGCAAGTGATTGCGCTTTTTACCGGCCTGGCTTACCGAAAAAAGGAATCTTTTCCCTTCTCGCCAAGATAGTTCTTGTTCTTTTATTGAACTTTTTGTAAGGTTTCCCCGTTTTAGTTTCGCATTTTATCCGTCTCGAGTGAAAATTCGGAGGGGGAACTCTATTGCGAAGAACAATGTAATTTCTCCTACTTGAAACGCCGCCGAAAGGGACAATCGGCGGTACGCCGATCAAGCGAGCAGAGAAAGCGAGGTGGTTATGAAGAACGAGTTTCTGGTTCCTGAACTGCGGGAGCTGCTGAACATCGGCGACATCGAATCTTTGCGCGACTTTTGCGAGTCGAATCACCCGGCGGAAGTTGCGGATTTTATCTCTGCGCTCGAACCGAACGAAATCTGGCAGATCCTTTTGGCGGTCAAACCCGAAATCCGCGCCGAGATATTCAGTCATTTCGATGAAGATGACCAGCTCGAATTAACCGAAAAGCTGAGCCGCACCGAGCTGGCCAATCTGATTACGGACATGTCGCATGACGATCGCGTCGACTTGTTCAAACGTCTGCCCGAGGAGACGCAAAGGTCCCTGCTGCCCGCCTTGGCACAGGCAGAACGAGAGGACATTCGCCGCCTGGCCTCTTACGAGGAAGGTACCGCCGGATCGGTAATGACCTCCGAGTATGCGGTTCTTCAACCGTCCCTCACCGCCGCCGAAGCCATCGAAAAGCTGCGGCTGGAAGCTCCAAACAAGGAGACCATTTACTATGCCTATGTGGTCGACG
It encodes:
- a CDS encoding ACT domain-containing protein: MQVRQISVFMENRAGRLMEITGILAQAGINLRALSLADTSDFGILRIIVDKPDKAVDILRRSGFTIRENVVIAAVIEDRPGGLYQILKVLADAGISIEYMYGFLGKHEHEAVMIIRVEEMERAIEVLLEANVTLLKGEQIYTM
- a CDS encoding phenylacetate--CoA ligase, coding for MLYWNQAEETRSRDELQQIQLQRLQKTLQLVYENVPFYQERFKTIGAEPQDFKSLEDFFKFPFTTKADMQSTYPYGMFAAPMEEIVRLHASSGTTGRPTVVGYTRNDLDTWSDLVARLLTAAGVTKKDIVQVAFGYGLFTGGFGLHYGIERVGATVIPVSSGNTDRQLQVMSEFGVTVLVSTPSYAVYLGEILEEKRIPLDSLKLRVGCFGAEPWTEAMRGEIERRLGIIATDNYGLSEVMGPGVSFECVHKNGMHISEDHFIAEIIDPETGAPLPMGEYGELVLTTLTKEGIPLLRYRTRDITKLTAEPCPCGRTFVRMSKPRGRTDDMLIIRGVNIFPSQVEAVLVEMEETEPHFQLIVRREGALDTLEIRAELNEAYFSDEMRVMHQLEEKIKTKIRNAIGVSAKITLVEPKTLERTTGKAKRVIDLREYL
- a CDS encoding PaaI family thioesterase, coding for MTSDEIIAYMQANDRFAAANGIRLVEASPGRAVAEMEVAASHLNAVGVVHGGALFALADFSFAVACNCGGTLSLAVNTTMNFVRPVTAGILRAVCEQVADGKLASYQAKIFDQEGQVIALFTGLAYRKKESFPFSPR